In Gammaproteobacteria bacterium, one genomic interval encodes:
- the rodA gene encoding rod shape-determining protein RodA encodes MKLSDLSHTQESSTRGGQFIHLDIPMLLGLLVLSLAGLMILYSASGEDMGMLQRQATRLGLGFAVMVALAQVSPINLLRWTPWLFGIGLLLLIGVLLFGHTGKGAQRWLDLGFFKFQPSEMMKLVVPMMVAWYLHQKPLPCGKRQLGVALLFIVIPVILIIQQPDLGTSLLIASAGVFVLLLSGISSKHIFISIGTLSLFAPIMWFFVMHDYQRQRVLTLFNPESDPLGAGYHIIQSKIAIGSGGLYGKGWFNGTQSQLDFLPERHTDFIFAVFAEEFGFVGIIALLAIYMFIILRGLQIAAQAQDTYGQLVVGSLIFTFFIYIFVNIGMVSGLLPVVGIPLPLVSYGGTSMVTIMAGFGILMSIHTHRKLLPA; translated from the coding sequence ATGAAGTTATCAGACCTCAGTCATACACAGGAGAGCAGCACCCGCGGTGGGCAGTTTATCCACCTTGATATCCCGATGCTGCTGGGCTTGCTCGTGCTCTCCCTTGCCGGATTGATGATCCTCTACAGTGCCAGTGGTGAGGATATGGGCATGTTGCAGCGGCAGGCTACTCGTCTGGGGCTAGGGTTTGCTGTGATGGTTGCCTTAGCACAGGTTTCCCCCATCAACTTACTGCGCTGGACACCTTGGCTATTTGGCATTGGCTTACTACTGCTTATCGGTGTGCTGCTGTTTGGCCATACCGGTAAAGGGGCACAGCGCTGGCTTGATTTGGGGTTTTTCAAGTTCCAACCCTCTGAGATGATGAAGTTGGTGGTGCCAATGATGGTGGCCTGGTATCTACATCAAAAACCGCTGCCATGTGGTAAACGCCAACTGGGGGTAGCACTGCTGTTTATAGTGATTCCCGTTATTTTGATTATTCAACAGCCAGATCTTGGTACATCACTGCTCATCGCAAGTGCGGGTGTTTTTGTACTGTTACTCAGTGGCATATCAAGCAAGCATATTTTCATCTCCATCGGCACGCTGTCACTGTTCGCCCCCATCATGTGGTTTTTTGTGATGCATGACTATCAGCGCCAGCGCGTACTGACGCTCTTTAATCCGGAGAGTGATCCGTTGGGTGCGGGCTACCATATTATCCAGTCAAAAATTGCTATTGGTTCCGGTGGGCTCTATGGCAAGGGGTGGTTTAATGGTACCCAGTCACAGCTCGATTTCCTGCCCGAACGCCATACCGATTTTATTTTTGCAGTTTTTGCCGAAGAGTTTGGCTTTGTCGGCATCATCGCACTACTGGCAATCTACATGTTTATTATCCTGCGCGGCCTGCAAATTGCCGCCCAGGCGCAAGATACCTACGGCCAATTGGTTGTTGGTAGCTTGATTTTTACCTTTTTTATCTACATTTTCGTTAACATTGGCATGGTTTCAGGGTTACTGCCAGTGGTGGGTATTCCGCTGCCATTAGTCAGTTATGGCGGCACCTCAATGGTGACGATTATGGCTGGATTTGGTATTTTAATGTCCATTCACACCCATAGAAAGCTGCTTCCGGCTTAG
- a CDS encoding septal ring lytic transglycosylase RlpA family protein, whose product MQQKLILLIFVTLLSGCAGSPLIEEQDAAPEGDVDVSKIPDALPKYEPYSKYGNPASYEVFGKSYSVLESAKGHVERGIASWYGTKFHGRRTSSGETYDMYKMTAAHKHLPLPTYAEVTNLDNGHKIIVKINDRGPFKEGRIIDLSYAAAIKLGIDQTGTGNVEVRTIVPTADEHNVTIKAVPLAAPFAVSKMEKIAPSPGSNATPQIYLQLGSFGERDNMQRMLERLLDSEINNVVIHQPNEGRPFYRLRVGPLAARSDAEQLATQLKQMGFEKPYIVVD is encoded by the coding sequence ATGCAACAGAAACTTATTCTCCTGATCTTTGTCACACTGCTCAGTGGTTGTGCGGGATCCCCCCTCATTGAGGAGCAGGATGCCGCACCAGAAGGTGATGTGGATGTCTCAAAAATCCCCGATGCACTGCCCAAATATGAACCCTATAGCAAATATGGCAATCCCGCCTCTTATGAGGTGTTTGGAAAGAGCTACTCGGTACTGGAGAGTGCAAAAGGCCACGTGGAACGGGGTATCGCCTCTTGGTACGGCACCAAATTCCACGGCAGGCGCACCTCCAGCGGTGAAACCTACGATATGTATAAAATGACCGCAGCCCACAAGCACCTGCCGCTGCCCACCTACGCTGAAGTGACCAATCTCGATAATGGCCATAAAATCATTGTCAAAATCAATGATCGTGGTCCTTTTAAAGAGGGCCGCATAATTGATCTTTCCTATGCAGCGGCCATCAAGCTGGGTATTGACCAAACAGGCACCGGCAATGTAGAGGTGCGTACCATTGTGCCTACCGCTGATGAGCACAATGTGACCATCAAGGCGGTACCGCTAGCGGCACCCTTCGCGGTGAGTAAAATGGAAAAAATAGCGCCGTCGCCAGGCAGCAATGCCACACCACAGATCTACCTACAGTTGGGCTCTTTTGGCGAACGCGACAATATGCAGCGTATGTTGGAGCGCCTGCTTGATTCAGAGATCAACAATGTGGTCATTCACCAACCCAATGAAGGCAGGCCCTTCTATCGTCTCAGAGTTGGCCCGCTGGCAGCCCGGAGTGATGCCGAGCAGTTGGCCACACAACTTAAGCAGATGGGCTTTGAAAAACCCTATATCGTTGTTGATTGA
- a CDS encoding D-alanyl-D-alanine carboxypeptidase — translation MHILLTLTLLLFASQLAAAPAMIPSAPKVNASSYYLMDFNSGHVIAEYNSDERVEPASLTKMMSAYIIEQELLQGRMNLSDPVRISEKAWRMEGSRMFVEVGKFVTVEKLLRGVIIQSGNDATVALAEHIAGSEAAFAELMNAHAQRLGMQSTHFVNSTGMPDPNHYTTAHDMALLGQALIRDGAEFYSWYAEKSYEYNGISQYNRNKLLWRNKSVDGIKTGHTEAAGYCLVASGEQNGMRLISVVMGTKSDNSRTDESQKLLTYGFRFFETHKLYSAEQSLQNIRIWKGESDQLSVGVTDDLYVTIPRGQYDKLQASMQINSKIMAPQQQGNRVGTVVVKLQDTIVAERPLQALSSVAEGGVVKSLIDQVKLMFE, via the coding sequence ATGCACATTTTATTGACCCTCACCTTACTTCTGTTTGCCAGCCAGCTCGCTGCTGCGCCGGCAATGATCCCCAGTGCTCCCAAAGTAAATGCCAGCTCCTACTATCTGATGGACTTCAATAGTGGCCACGTCATTGCCGAGTACAACTCCGATGAGAGGGTAGAGCCTGCCAGTCTCACAAAAATGATGAGCGCCTACATTATTGAGCAGGAGCTTTTGCAAGGGCGCATGAATTTGAGTGACCCGGTTCGAATAAGTGAAAAAGCGTGGCGCATGGAAGGCTCGCGTATGTTTGTAGAGGTGGGCAAGTTTGTTACGGTCGAAAAGCTTTTAAGGGGGGTCATCATCCAATCGGGAAATGATGCCACCGTGGCGTTGGCAGAGCATATTGCTGGCAGCGAAGCCGCTTTCGCCGAGCTGATGAATGCCCACGCACAGCGCCTTGGCATGCAGAGCACCCATTTCGTCAACAGCACGGGTATGCCTGATCCTAACCACTACACCACTGCCCATGATATGGCTCTGCTGGGTCAGGCACTGATTCGTGATGGTGCTGAGTTCTACAGCTGGTACGCCGAAAAATCATATGAATACAATGGTATTTCACAATATAACCGCAACAAACTGCTGTGGCGCAACAAGTCTGTTGATGGCATTAAAACCGGCCATACTGAAGCAGCGGGCTACTGTCTCGTTGCCTCCGGTGAGCAGAATGGCATGCGTTTAATCTCGGTGGTCATGGGCACCAAGAGCGACAACTCGCGCACCGATGAAAGCCAGAAGTTGCTCACCTACGGCTTCCGCTTTTTTGAAACGCATAAGCTGTATAGTGCCGAACAATCCCTGCAAAATATACGCATCTGGAAAGGTGAGAGTGACCAGCTCTCGGTGGGCGTAACCGACGACCTCTACGTGACTATTCCACGGGGCCAATATGACAAACTGCAAGCATCAATGCAGATTAATAGCAAAATCATGGCACCGCAACAGCAAGGCAATCGTGTGGGCACGGTTGTCGTTAAACTACAAGATACTATCGTCGCCGAAAGGCCGTTGCAGGCATTAAGCTCAGTGGCCGAAGGGGGCGTGGTGAAATCACTGATAGACCAAGTTAAGTTGATGTTTGAATAG
- a CDS encoding D-amino acid aminotransferase: MGIVHLNGQLLPEEQAKIPVTDRGFLFGDGVYEVIPAYAGNFFHLDEHLARLQNSLKGVRIGNPHSSAQWRQLLKQLLDANHANETDYSIYLQITRGSAPRREHAFPQESHPTVFVAATPITKPSDETYAQGISAITLEDTRWKQCHIKAISLLPNILLRQQAVEAGAAEAILLKEGYLTEGAASNVFIVLKDEILTPPKSAELLPGITRDVVLELTQQHGLNSREAQISDQQLREASEIWVTSSTREILAVTQLDGHPVGKGRPGPLWSRIYSDYQTFKKQLRQPASR, translated from the coding sequence ATGGGTATCGTCCACCTGAATGGGCAGCTACTGCCTGAAGAGCAAGCTAAAATACCGGTCACTGACCGAGGCTTTCTGTTTGGTGATGGTGTTTATGAGGTGATCCCAGCCTATGCGGGTAACTTTTTCCACCTTGACGAACACCTTGCGCGGCTGCAAAACAGCCTAAAGGGTGTCCGCATCGGCAACCCTCACAGTAGCGCCCAGTGGCGACAGCTGCTTAAACAGCTGCTGGATGCCAATCACGCCAACGAAACAGACTACTCCATCTACCTGCAAATCACCCGTGGCAGCGCACCGCGTCGTGAGCACGCCTTTCCGCAAGAGTCTCATCCTACGGTTTTTGTCGCCGCGACACCCATCACCAAACCCAGTGATGAAACCTACGCCCAGGGTATCTCAGCCATCACCCTTGAAGATACCCGCTGGAAACAGTGCCATATTAAAGCCATCAGCCTGCTACCCAATATTCTGCTACGCCAACAAGCGGTTGAAGCGGGTGCTGCGGAAGCGATTCTGCTGAAAGAGGGCTATCTTACCGAAGGGGCTGCCAGTAACGTGTTTATTGTCTTGAAAGATGAGATTTTGACCCCACCTAAGAGTGCAGAGCTGCTTCCTGGCATTACTCGCGATGTGGTGCTGGAGCTGACGCAACAGCACGGTCTGAATAGCCGCGAGGCTCAAATCAGCGATCAGCAACTACGCGAAGCCAGTGAAATCTGGGTGACCAGCTCTACCCGGGAAATCCTGGCGGTGACGCAGCTGGACGGTCACCCCGTCGGAAAGGGCAGGCCTGGCCCACTCTGGTCACGTATTTATAGTGACTATCAAACCTTTAAAAAACAGCTGCGCCAGCCAGCATCACGGTAA
- a CDS encoding DUF493 domain-containing protein yields the protein MSDQETLFEFPCEFPIKVMGEAADDFDSHVVTIIRKHVSDLPEGAVSNRTSSGGKFQSVTVTFTATSKVQLDAIYMELTACSRIKMVL from the coding sequence ATGTCTGATCAAGAAACTCTGTTTGAATTTCCCTGTGAATTTCCCATTAAAGTGATGGGTGAAGCGGCGGATGATTTTGATAGCCACGTTGTCACTATTATTCGCAAGCATGTATCAGACTTGCCAGAAGGCGCGGTTAGCAACCGCACCAGCAGTGGTGGAAAGTTTCAATCAGTTACCGTCACCTTTACCGCCACCAGCAAAGTACAGCTGGATGCCATCTACATGGAACTCACGGCCTGTAGCCGCATCAAGATGGTGCTTTAA
- the lipA gene encoding lipoyl synthase: protein MKSIDEQEKARRSLRELKGESKVSRIPIKVVPAKIPLKKPRWIKAIAPTSPEVKRIKGILREQKLFSVCEEAACPNLGECFHHGTATFMVMGGICTRRCPFCDVAHGKPEPLDLDEPSHLAEAVAAMGLNYVVVTSVDRDDLRDGGAEHFSKCIGAIRKASPTTRIETLVPDFRGRMEVALEQLKATPPDVFNHNLETVPRLYKKARPGADYAWSLKLLERYKTACPEVATKSGIMLGLGEEIAEVKRLLQALRSHKVEMLTLGQYLQPSQHHLPVERYVTPEEFEQLAEYARAIGFSSVASGPMVRSSYHADLQALGETVK from the coding sequence ATGAAGTCGATTGATGAACAGGAAAAAGCGCGCCGCTCACTGCGTGAACTGAAAGGTGAATCGAAGGTATCACGGATCCCGATTAAGGTAGTGCCGGCTAAAATTCCACTGAAAAAGCCCCGCTGGATTAAGGCCATTGCCCCCACCTCACCAGAGGTGAAGCGCATCAAAGGCATCCTGCGAGAGCAGAAATTATTCTCCGTTTGTGAAGAGGCCGCCTGCCCCAATCTGGGTGAGTGTTTTCACCATGGTACGGCTACTTTTATGGTTATGGGGGGTATCTGCACTCGCCGCTGCCCATTTTGTGATGTGGCACATGGTAAACCCGAGCCACTGGATCTGGATGAGCCATCACACCTAGCTGAAGCGGTTGCCGCCATGGGACTCAACTACGTTGTGGTCACTTCAGTTGATCGTGATGACCTGCGTGATGGTGGCGCCGAACATTTTTCAAAATGTATCGGTGCGATTCGCAAAGCGTCGCCCACCACCCGTATTGAAACGCTGGTCCCCGACTTCCGTGGCCGAATGGAGGTCGCCCTAGAGCAGCTAAAAGCCACCCCACCGGATGTTTTTAACCACAATCTGGAGACGGTACCCAGGCTCTACAAAAAAGCCCGCCCCGGTGCCGATTACGCATGGTCACTCAAGCTGTTGGAGCGTTACAAAACAGCTTGCCCCGAGGTTGCCACTAAATCGGGTATCATGCTGGGGCTGGGCGAGGAGATTGCAGAGGTCAAGCGGCTGCTACAGGCGCTGCGTAGCCATAAGGTGGAGATGCTCACCCTCGGACAGTATCTGCAGCCAAGCCAGCACCATCTGCCCGTCGAGCGCTATGTCACACCGGAAGAGTTTGAGCAGCTCGCAGAGTATGCGCGAGCCATCGGTTTCAGCAGCGTTGCCAGCGGGCCCATGGTGAGATCCTCCTACCATGCTGACCTACAGGCATTGGGGGAAACGGTTAAATAA
- a CDS encoding sensor domain-containing diguanylate cyclase: MSLNHSNEEELYSQNQALRRQLKAFISQARNNEEKMHRFQAQELRLISLKSLAELIETILYEYRASFELDAVTLTLVDPSYEIRHMLEDEGSLQQHPQLLFCESTDQLDTLFGCSDAPLLDYFREQHSPFFPDYHHRFASIAILPLIRYGEIIGSINLGSQREERFIKGSGTDFLQRLAAVFAICLENACNHERLKRVGLTDFLTSVNNRRYFDQRLLEEITRCKRQNSTLSCLLLDIDFFKKINDNYGHRAGDQVLKEFAALIRKQLRVSDLLARYGGEEFVVLLVDTPLSRSVEIAERIRSELEQHRVTIESGDQLKITVSIGIELIEGDNDQQSAEEMGALLVEKADQALYRAKNEGRNRVIFNGFCPLPN; encoded by the coding sequence TTGTCACTGAACCATAGCAACGAAGAGGAGCTATACAGCCAAAATCAGGCCCTGCGCCGCCAGCTCAAAGCCTTTATATCCCAAGCGCGTAACAATGAAGAGAAGATGCACCGCTTTCAAGCACAGGAGTTGCGCTTAATCAGCTTAAAATCATTAGCTGAACTGATCGAAACCATCCTCTACGAATACCGCGCCTCTTTTGAGCTGGATGCGGTCACACTCACGCTGGTTGACCCCTCCTACGAAATTCGTCACATGCTGGAAGATGAAGGTAGCCTGCAACAGCATCCACAACTGCTCTTTTGTGAATCGACAGACCAACTTGACACTCTCTTCGGCTGTAGCGATGCCCCTCTTCTTGACTACTTCCGCGAGCAGCATAGCCCCTTTTTTCCTGACTACCATCACCGCTTCGCCAGTATTGCAATACTTCCGCTGATTCGTTATGGCGAGATAATTGGCAGCATCAACTTGGGTAGCCAGCGCGAAGAGCGTTTCATCAAAGGATCAGGTACAGACTTTTTACAGCGCCTCGCGGCAGTGTTTGCCATCTGCCTTGAAAATGCCTGCAATCACGAACGACTCAAACGGGTCGGCCTGACCGACTTTCTCACCTCGGTGAATAACCGCCGCTATTTTGATCAACGGCTACTGGAGGAGATCACACGCTGTAAACGCCAAAATAGCACTCTTTCGTGTCTGCTGCTGGATATCGACTTTTTCAAAAAAATAAATGATAACTATGGACACCGTGCGGGTGACCAAGTGCTGAAAGAGTTTGCCGCCCTGATCCGCAAGCAGTTGCGCGTCAGTGACCTGCTGGCACGTTATGGTGGAGAGGAGTTTGTGGTGCTGCTGGTGGATACCCCACTGTCACGTTCGGTAGAGATTGCTGAACGAATTCGCAGTGAGCTGGAGCAACACCGTGTGACGATTGAGAGCGGAGATCAATTAAAAATAACGGTCTCGATTGGTATTGAACTTATTGAAGGGGATAACGACCAGCAGAGTGCAGAAGAGATGGGGGCACTGCTGGTAGAGAAAGCCGATCAGGCGCTTTATCGGGCAAAAAATGAAGGGAGAAATCGCGTGATCTTCAACGGATTTTGCCCCCTTCCCAATTAG
- a CDS encoding DUF1631 domain-containing protein, whose product MSLPELMPVEELFAYDPSRAGTEVSFDQSELECARAIVDQELSIRFDESVLPEEVVSLLNDAWKEVLAAIYIEEGFGSLRWILAMEITDELVWTLQPKQNLAERTKMIGLLPTLVKVLRQGLASVKWDQQQTKQLLDDLSCHHMLILRGGKLRQPHNKVSAAATEQTEALPEESSATDKKGWHYRADINEWVYQDEAAQPLGASSVDIPAAIKKTRHTRTRKVGYGDR is encoded by the coding sequence ATGTCATTACCAGAATTAATGCCCGTTGAAGAGTTGTTTGCCTATGACCCAAGCAGGGCCGGAACAGAGGTGAGCTTTGACCAATCAGAACTTGAGTGCGCTCGCGCTATTGTTGATCAGGAGCTATCGATTCGTTTTGATGAATCGGTTCTGCCTGAAGAGGTAGTTTCACTGCTGAACGATGCCTGGAAAGAGGTATTGGCGGCAATCTACATCGAAGAGGGGTTCGGTAGCCTACGCTGGATTTTGGCGATGGAGATCACCGATGAGCTGGTCTGGACACTTCAGCCCAAGCAGAATCTAGCCGAGCGCACCAAGATGATCGGGCTGTTGCCCACCTTAGTGAAAGTGCTGCGCCAAGGCCTGGCATCTGTGAAGTGGGATCAGCAGCAGACGAAACAGCTGTTAGATGATCTCTCGTGCCACCACATGCTGATTTTGCGCGGTGGCAAGCTGCGCCAACCACACAATAAAGTATCAGCCGCCGCTACCGAGCAGACTGAAGCGCTCCCTGAAGAAAGCAGTGCCACAGATAAAAAAGGGTGGCATTACCGGGCCGATATCAATGAGTGGGTCTACCAGGATGAAGCGGCTCAGCCGCTGGGAGCCTCAAGTGTGGATATTCCGGCAGCCATCAAGAAAACCCGCCATACACGTACCCGTAAAGTTGGCTATGGTGACCGTTAA
- a CDS encoding Na+/H+ antiporter subunit G: MIDAIISIFLIFGAGFALVGSIGLVRLPDFYTRLHGPTKATTLGLGGLLIASMIYFTSRGEVSLHELLVTMFLFMTAPVSAHLLAKAALHRRVRSEIELPKHDK, translated from the coding sequence ATGATCGATGCTATTATTTCAATTTTCTTGATCTTCGGTGCAGGCTTTGCGCTGGTTGGCTCTATTGGCCTGGTGCGCCTACCCGATTTTTATACCCGCCTCCATGGCCCCACCAAAGCCACCACCCTGGGCCTGGGTGGTTTGTTGATCGCATCAATGATCTACTTTACGAGCCGGGGTGAAGTGAGCCTGCATGAGCTGCTAGTAACCATGTTCCTGTTTATGACTGCCCCCGTTAGCGCCCACCTTCTCGCCAAAGCCGCTCTGCACCGGCGAGTACGCTCTGAAATAGAGCTGCCCAAGCATGATAAGTAA
- a CDS encoding K+/H+ antiporter subunit F: protein MLATVILIAMVLMILALILNIWRVVVGPDITDRILALDTLYINSIGLLVLLGIHMASTAYFEAALLIAMIGFIGTTALCKYLLRGDIIE, encoded by the coding sequence ATGTTAGCCACTGTCATATTGATTGCTATGGTGCTGATGATTCTGGCGCTGATCCTTAATATCTGGCGTGTGGTGGTCGGCCCGGATATCACCGATCGTATTTTGGCGCTGGATACTCTCTATATTAATTCTATTGGCCTATTGGTGCTGCTGGGTATTCACATGGCCAGCACTGCCTATTTTGAGGCGGCACTGCTGATTGCCATGATCGGCTTTATCGGCACCACCGCGCTGTGCAAATATCTATTGCGCGGCGATATTATCGAATAG
- a CDS encoding Na+/H+ antiporter subunit E, whose protein sequence is MKLLKRLLPHPIFSLVLLVVWLLLNNTLSAGHILLGSVIALVLPWATAGFWAEQLHLHKPGLAIKFLLLVLWDITVANIQVAKLILSPRRKLRPAFVHYPLDMDNEFAITVLAATISLTPGTVSIDVNDDHSMLLLHGLDVDDEAALIAEIKSRYEAPIKEIFGC, encoded by the coding sequence ATGAAACTCCTGAAACGCCTGCTACCCCACCCCATTTTCAGCTTGGTTTTACTGGTGGTATGGCTACTACTCAACAACACGCTATCAGCGGGGCATATTCTGTTGGGTTCGGTGATCGCACTGGTGTTGCCCTGGGCCACAGCGGGCTTCTGGGCGGAGCAGCTTCACTTGCATAAACCAGGGCTTGCAATCAAATTTCTACTGCTGGTGTTGTGGGACATTACAGTGGCCAATATACAAGTGGCGAAGCTGATTCTGAGTCCTCGCCGCAAACTGCGTCCGGCATTTGTCCACTACCCGCTCGATATGGATAATGAGTTTGCGATCACCGTGCTGGCGGCTACCATATCATTGACACCTGGCACCGTATCAATTGATGTGAATGATGATCACAGTATGTTGCTGCTACACGGTCTGGATGTGGACGACGAGGCCGCTTTGATTGCAGAGATTAAGAGCCGCTACGAAGCCCCCATCAAGGAGATTTTCGGATGTTAG